In Trichlorobacter lovleyi, the DNA window AAGCCGCAGCGGATCAATCAGCCAGGTGTCCGTACGGTTTGAAAGCTGTAGCAGACAGACCTTTTCACGGTAGTGGTGCATGGAGTCAGCTTCGAGATCAAGCGCCAGCTCGGTCTCTTTTGCCAGCTCGGCACAGAGCTGTGCAAGCTGATGATTGTGCTCTATCACGGTGTAGTGCAGTAACGGCATCAGAACTGCCTCAGAATTGCATAGCCGGTGCTGCGCTGGGCAGCGCTAAAGCCGGCAGTTTGAATCAGCTCAATCATCTCCTGTTGCGACATCCTGAAACAACAGCCGGCCGCAGCCACCACATTCTCTTCCAGCATGGTGCCACCCAGATCATTGGCGCCAAAGAACAGCGCAACCTGGGCCAGTTTTGCCCCTTGGGTCACCCAGCTGGCCTGAATATTCGGGATATTATCCAGTACGATCCTGGACAGCGCCAACACCTTGAGGTATTCCACTCCGGTGGCTGTAGCGCCACCCAGTTCTGTATTTCCGGGCTGGTATGTCCACGGTATGAACGCAGTGAACGACCCTCCCGAGGCCTGCAACTCCCGCACCCTGAAGATATGTTCCACAATCTGTTCCGGTGTCTCTGTGCTGCCAAACATCATGGTGGCAGTGGTGGTCATACCCAGCGAGGCTGCGGCCAGCATTACCTCTCCCCAGCGCTTCCAGCCGATCTTTTTGGGCGAGATGGCCTGACGTACCTCATCCACCAGTATCTCAGCACCGCCGCCTGGTACCGAAGCCAGACCGGCTGCCTGCAAACGTGCCAGTACCTGCATAACCGTAAGGCCATGCCGGTCTGCCAGATGGCAGACTTCTGCCGGGGACAGTGAATGATTTTGTACTGTTGGAAAACGCCGCCGGATCTCGCCGAACAGCTCTTCAAAGTAGCTAATGGTAAGCTTCGGATGCAGCCCGCCCTGCATCAGTAGTTGCGTGCCGCCATGCTCCACCAGCTCAGCAATCTTGGCGAAAATGGTTTCATGATCCAGCAGATAGGCATCAGGCGCGTCAAGATCCCGGTAGAACGCGCAGAACGAACAGCGCGATTCACAGACATTGGTATAGTTGACGTTACGGTCCACCACAAAGGTGACCTGGTTATCCGGGTGCCGCCTACGTCTGATGCTGTCTGCCCAACGGCCAAGCTGCAGCAGGTCCCCCTGCAGCAGTAGTTCAAGCGCCTCGGACCGGTCCGGTGTCTGTCGCTGCCCGATCATGGTTGCAGCCCCCGTATCAGCAGTTCTCGCACCTCAGCGGGAATCCTCTTGGCCTTTAGCCCTGGTGTTACACAGGCCAGGGTAACCTCTGCCTGCACCAGCAGCTGGCCATCAGCCTCGCGCAGCACCTGCTGCTGCAGGGTAAAGGAGGAGCCCCCCACGCGCACAGGTACGGTTGTTACCTGCAGCAGCTCGTCATGACGTGCCGCGGCCTTGAAATCAATCGTCATCCGCACCACCGGAAAGACAGCCCCTTCGGCTGCCAGCTGAGCCACCGAGCAGCCCTGCTCACGCAGGAACTCGGTTCTGGCCCGTTCCATGTAGTTCAGGTAATTGGAGTGGTAGACCACCCCGGCAGCATCGGTATCTTCGTAGTAGACTCTAATCTTCATAGCTGTTCCAAGCCTGTCACTCTACTGCAGTTGGCCCTGCTCTGCAACCGCAGATGCCGGGGCGGCCAACAAATCGGCCCCCCAGGGGCAAAACAAGCAAAAAGGCGCCAATTTAAGGCGCCAGACAATTTTACATAAAAACCCATAGTCCAACAACAACCACAGCAAAAAACGCCCTTGTGGGCAGTTTTCGGCAGCGCACTGCGCTAGCCCTGTGTTTATCTAGCTTTGCGCATGATCACCAGACTGCGTTCACCCATTTTGAGCGGCAGACGGTAGCTGACAGCCGGTTCGAGCTCTAATCCTGCGGCTGCAATCGATTCCCGCAGATAGAAGGCCTCCTGTTCACCATCAGCACCGCGCATCGAGATCAGCCTTCCGGAAGCCGACACCAGAGGTGCAGCCAACTCGACAAAGAGCGACAGGCTACTGAAGGCCCGCGACGTCACCAGATTAAATCCACCCGGCCGATCAGTTGCCAGCACCTCGACCCTGCCATGCAGCGGCTCAAGATTTGCCAGCTTGAGCATCCGGTCGATATGCTTCTGAAAGCTGATCTTTTTCCCAACGGCATCAATCGAGGTGATCAGACAATCAGGTCTGGCAATGGCAAGCACCAGGGCAGGAAAGCCGGCGCCTGAGCCGATGTCCAGTATCCGGTCACCCGGCCTGAGCTCAGTCACCAGATGCAATGAGTCAACCAGATGTTTGACGGTCATCGCATCCCTGCCGGTGATCGCCGTCAGATTGATTTTCTTGTTCCAACGCAGCAACTCCTGCAGCAACAAGCCACAGGCCTCATACTGCTGCTCCGTCAGCGCAAGATGCAGCTCCTTAGCGGCCGCGGTTAACAGCTCACGGTTCACCGGGCTGCTCTCCTCTGCCTTTCAGCATCACCGAAATAATTGCAATCGCAGCCGGAGTAACCCCTTGAATGCGGGCCGCCTGCCCCAAAGTATCGGGCCTGAACCGCTCCAGTTTTTCACGCACCTCCGAGGTCAGACCGGGAATCGCGCCGTAATCCAGTTCAGTCGGGATCCGGGCCTCTTCCTGTTTCCGCATCCGCTCAATCTGCTCCAGCTGACGTTCAATATAGCCCTGGTACTTGACCTGGATCTCAACCTGTTCCCGCACCGCGTCAGGCAGCCCCGCAACCTGCGGGTCAATCTCCTGCAGCTGCTGGTAACCGATTTGAGGCCTGCGCAGCAGCTGCTCAAAACTGGTGCCCTTCTGCAGATCTGCACAGCCGTACTGATCACACCAGCGTTTTTCTTCGGAACTCAGACTCAGACGTGTGGCGCGAACCCGCTCCAGCTCCTCCCGGATCTGCTCCCGCTTGCGACAGAAACCGGCATAGGTTGCCTCGTCGACCAGACCGACTGCATGGCCGATCTCACGCAGCCTGATATCGGCATTATCCTCACGCAGCAACAACCGGTATTCGGCCCGCGAGGTAAACATCCTGTACGGTTCCTTGGTACCCAGCGTGACAAGATCATCCACCATGACCCCAATATATGACTCATGCCTGCCCAGCATAATCGGCTGCCTGCCCTGAACCTTCAGGGCGGCATTGATGCCTGCCAGAATACCCTGTGCAGCAGCCTCTTCATACCCGGAGGTGCCGTTAATCTGCCCGGCATGGAACAGGTTTGCAATCAGTTTGGTTTCAAGGGTGGCATGCAGCTGCACCGGATTAACGTAATCATACTCAATGCCGTAGGCCGGCCGCATGATCTCCACCTGTTCAAGACCGACCATGGAGCGATAGAAGGCGATCTGGATATCAAT includes these proteins:
- the mqnC gene encoding cyclic dehypoxanthinyl futalosine synthase, coding for MIGQRQTPDRSEALELLLQGDLLQLGRWADSIRRRRHPDNQVTFVVDRNVNYTNVCESRCSFCAFYRDLDAPDAYLLDHETIFAKIAELVEHGGTQLLMQGGLHPKLTISYFEELFGEIRRRFPTVQNHSLSPAEVCHLADRHGLTVMQVLARLQAAGLASVPGGGAEILVDEVRQAISPKKIGWKRWGEVMLAAASLGMTTTATMMFGSTETPEQIVEHIFRVRELQASGGSFTAFIPWTYQPGNTELGGATATGVEYLKVLALSRIVLDNIPNIQASWVTQGAKLAQVALFFGANDLGGTMLEENVVAAAGCCFRMSQQEMIELIQTAGFSAAQRSTGYAILRQF
- a CDS encoding YbgC/FadM family acyl-CoA thioesterase; amino-acid sequence: MKIRVYYEDTDAAGVVYHSNYLNYMERARTEFLREQGCSVAQLAAEGAVFPVVRMTIDFKAAARHDELLQVTTVPVRVGGSSFTLQQQVLREADGQLLVQAEVTLACVTPGLKAKRIPAEVRELLIRGLQP
- the rsmG gene encoding 16S rRNA (guanine(527)-N(7))-methyltransferase RsmG; this translates as MNRELLTAAAKELHLALTEQQYEACGLLLQELLRWNKKINLTAITGRDAMTVKHLVDSLHLVTELRPGDRILDIGSGAGFPALVLAIARPDCLITSIDAVGKKISFQKHIDRMLKLANLEPLHGRVEVLATDRPGGFNLVTSRAFSSLSLFVELAAPLVSASGRLISMRGADGEQEAFYLRESIAAAGLELEPAVSYRLPLKMGERSLVIMRKAR